DNA sequence from the Alosa alosa isolate M-15738 ecotype Scorff River chromosome 2, AALO_Geno_1.1, whole genome shotgun sequence genome:
AGGTTCTTTGTTCTGGCTGGACACAGATTTTGAGTGCAGGCATTGTCAAGAAAGCCTGCAATTCTTCTCGAAATTCATGCATATACATTAATGTACAAGACAGAGCCGGAGACACTAAGGAATAGTACTGGACTTGCACACAGGAACAACATGTCTGAACAATCTGTGGGCTGGCCACATGTACACTGTGTACCAAATCGTAGGAGAAATCCTCACAGACACCATTTGCACATTGTGTATTTGCACAAGACAAACATCAGACAAAGTGACATGGCCAAACTTGAGGAAATCACAAAATGCTATATTATTCTTTATTTAGATATGGTTACTATTTGAAAACTTTACAATGTGCAAGGTGACCACTCCCAAAGGCAAGGTCAGCAAATAGCTGGGTGACTTAAGTAATCTTTTCTccataaaaataaattgttgtgtgtgtatggcctaCACATGTATttgcctactgctgtgtttgatTTCCAGTGCAGAAATCTGTGCACTCTATTCTTTCTTCAACTGCTGATACTCCTGACCTTTCTATCACATATCCTAATCAACACTGCAGCCTATTTGCTGTGTTGTTCCTTCAGAAAACAAGATTCCAATGAAGCAGGTAGGCCTAACAGAGTATAAAGTTCCCTGAAGATCACAAAAAATAAACCTTTAAATGATGTTCTGGGAACGCTCTCTAAAGGTATTGTTTTGTGTAACCTGCAACTATTAGGGAACCTTTAGGGAATGTTTGCTGTGTAGCCTCTTACTTTGATTCTAACCTCAAAAGCCACTTCCTTCTGGTGAGCAGATGTCTGAAATTtctaaaaattaaaaaataggaAATATATTGAAGGTTACTGCCAAAAAAAGCCCTCTGTACAGTTTTACATGTCATAGTTCCCAGCTCCAGGCAGGGATCCTACAAACAGGGTCCCTGAAGAAAATCTGGCCAAGAGCCCTGCTTTGCCTGGTGCTGAACCTGACTTTGGATGGTCCCCAAGATTCCAGCCTGCTACATTGCCAGTTCAGGACGTGaagtagtaggcctacacaggtTTTTCACATTCATAATTATACCATTTGAAGGACCTAAGGTGGGAACAGCAGAATTAAATTGGTAGGAGGTGACGAGGAACCATAGTTTGGTGTGTTAGCTTTTTTGACGGCACAATTTAATGAATGCACTGTGGGTATGGTTTGTTTTCGCTAGTCAGCCAATGAGCGTCTGGCGGGTGGAGTTGAAATGGTTTTAATGTTTGGGTGTCGTCCCCCATGGTCGCTATCAACAACTGATTGTTCAACCGGCATTTCCAAGCGTGATAGTTAGCTTGCTTCTTAACTGCCGTTTTATTTTCCAAGCTAGTAACTTTAGTCTATTATCATTCAATTGGGAACACTTTTCTAGTCTCTTAGGAGCCATTCGATGTCTCTGTGTAAACCCAAAATGAGCTTGCTAAATTAGCAGTAGGCTAAAACTTACGAAGGTTGACAGCTAGAattagtgtagcctacttgacgAGCAGAGTTCGACAGAATAAAAATGAGTCTATCAGCCAAGAAAAAAGGGATATCAAATAAACGCCATACTTCTAAAGATACCAAACAAGCAAGTCATGGGGTCCAGAGGAAGCACATCGACTTCAGAATCCTTGCTGAGAGGAATCCATCAACAATGTCAGTAGGAGCATGGGTGGAAAGTGTGCACGAATGGCAGGAACATCCAAACGTAAGCACTGAAATTCTtacctgactttgctgaatgtTTTGTTGTAGCCAATCGACTATGTTTTTATAGTGGGCAATACGTTTCAAATGACAGCTGTTCCAAATTTCAAGGAGATGACATCGAGATGAAATGCTTGAGTTGGTTTGGGCTCATTGTTGGTTGTTTTTATAGTTTCAGATGATATAACATACGCGCCAAAAAACCCTATGTGCGATTGCAATTAACATTTGTATTTCCAGGACCTTGCTGTACACACAGAGGAGTTACAGACTGAGATTCTCCGGAAGAAGGAACTTGATTTGCTCAAATTTCAAGATGCTGTGCGCCGACGTGTGTCCCAACAATCTCAAATCCGTCAGAAACAACAGCTGCAGAGGTCATATGAAACGGTGAGGGAGAACGCTATCTTTAACAAAAATTAGAACATTTATCATCTCTCAAGAGTGCTCAAAAATGTCGGCCAAATAAATCCCTTTCGTCATCCTGTGGTGTAATGCTGATGAAGAGATGACTGTGATCTCATTCTCTGTGGAGCTGCTAATATCCTTTTCATCATTATCACCAGTAACTGGAAAGTGACACTAGACCACTAACATTTCAGTCGCATACACTGTAGTAGTGATGCATGTAGGGGTGACTGATCTGACCTTGGGCTTTCAGGTTGAGCAGGATGGGAGAGTGCTGCAGCAAAGTAGCGCCGCTGCCCAGCGTCTCAGCCCCAGGAGAGGCCCACAGCTTCCCTGCCAGCCTGGAGAGTTGGCCATCTGCTCTCCCAGAGCCCGCTGGGTAAGGGCACAGGAAGTGGATGCAAGCAGTGATGCCCACACCAACCAGCAAAGTCCGCAAGTAAGACTCagcctgtgtctatgtgtgtgtgtgtgtgtgtgtgtgtgagagtgtgtgtgtgtgtgcatacatattGATTGAGATTATTTTGTTAATTAATCAGGTGGTGATTTTGTCTTACTTTACTTTTCTACTGTGTCATTGTTTTGTAGGTCAGCAAAGTGGTGAAGCTGGTCCGGCACAGACTAGCTGCTTGTCAGACGGTCAAAGAGGGTGATGAGGTGTCTGAACTACCTGGGGGGCTATGGAAAGTGTCTCCTACAAGAGATGTGGGTCTGTTAGGTGTTGTTCACTGTAGGCATTTATGTGCTATTTGTGAGTTGTTTGGTAACTTAGCCTGGTTGACACCAGAccgcaaattcaaatttgcttaCAGGTTCGTCTGGCTTCTCCCTTCCTAATGGTATCTTTCTGAATGCCATTTTTTCATAACTGATACAGAAGCAGAGACCACATAACtcaagagcagaggaggaggatgaagaaaaCAATACTAATtcagaggaggacgaggagatcTCACTGATGGGACAACATGATCACCCACTTTGTTTGCAGAATCGTTCCTCATCCAAGGAAAATAAAGTCAAGAGCGTCAGTTTCCAGAATACAGAGGTTAGGACGCTTCAGTGTTTTCTATAGCCAATACAAGCTGGAGTTGATCTGGTATCACCAGACTCACTCACGTTGTGAAGAGAGTCTGAATTCTTTCAATTGGGAATTCTTTCCCAAATGTTAATTTTGAAATCATTGGCCTAACCTGATTgaacattgatcagggattcatAATGTTACCTCCTACTTCATCTTAATTAGCTTCatatctcttcttcttcttctcctgtcATTGTCCCAGGCGTGTGAGAGATTGCTGAGAGGAGCATACCCGACTGGTCCACACCCTGGCTTTAGCACAGACTACCGAGCTTCAAAAGTGCTGTGGCCTTACCAAGACCAGGAGGAACTTAAAAAACAGGTTGGCACTTCAGCCACACCCGCCTGAAAAAGCTGTCTTCTGTCTGATCAGTTCTCATCTTTGCATATTGAACTTATAATGCATTTCAAGCGAATACAGAATTTACTAAATGTAAAAGCAACAACTTTAGACACTTATGATTCCCCTAGTTTAGGACAGGTTATTTCACTTCAATTCTGTCAGAACCTCTTGATTGGGAGCCCTGTTGAATTCCAGCATTTCCAACATCCACGTTGTCATTTGTAGAGGCAGTCCCAGTTCCTAACGTATCGCCGCCTCTTCATGGACATCGAGAGGGAACAAGTAAAGGAGCACCAGCGCCACCGGAAACATTTAAGAAGAATAGCAAGGTGACCCAATCCCACTAAACGACAACACTACCCATACCTACCCAACTAATTAGTAGTGGTGGGTAGGGATGGGCAGTGGT
Encoded proteins:
- the ccdc15 gene encoding coiled-coil domain-containing protein 15, which translates into the protein MSLSAKKKGISNKRHTSKDTKQASHGVQRKHIDFRILAERNPSTMSVGAWVESVHEWQEHPNDLAVHTEELQTEILRKKELDLLKFQDAVRRRVSQQSQIRQKQQLQRSYETVEQDGRVLQQSSAAAQRLSPRRGPQLPCQPGELAICSPRARWVRAQEVDASSDAHTNQQSPQVSKVVKLVRHRLAACQTVKEGDEVSELPGGLWKVSPTRDKQRPHNSRAEEEDEENNTNSEEDEEISLMGQHDHPLCLQNRSSSKENKVKSVSFQNTEACERLLRGAYPTGPHPGFSTDYRASKVLWPYQDQEELKKQRQSQFLTYRRLFMDIEREQVKEHQRHRKHLRRIARIKADKERQRQEEEQKLERLKQQEEERDALAEREHLILERLRLEEEERAKTVKSKEKAQKSREATRYIEALRAQMRERITQEKVDLPALCCCGDSFWDSHPDNCANNCVFYKNPKAYAQALQSVLLSCDQREGNASHHASTRQVATRYAQSPKK